A stretch of the Methanomicrobia archaeon genome encodes the following:
- the comD gene encoding sulfopyruvate decarboxylase subunit alpha produces MYEPERAVLEIAKRNSIDVISTLPCEKISALLQLVACDRAFCHVGLNREENGVGISAGAHLAGGKPLMIIQSTGLGTMINALMSLTVTYKLPLPILASWRGVYAENIEAQVPFGKAVPKLLDALGLDYTIIESSSQIALVEEVIQDAFTNERPHIALILPETCERNGRVGDNPVPHEGKTRVVEYTCRPKKPELSRYDAIRTITDYLSDEAVIANIGVPSKELYAAKDRDLNFYMLGSLGQASPIGFGVSLKSKRETMVLDGDGSLQMSNILPIVAEQKLGNLTIICLDNGTWGSTGDQPTPAVDLELMALSAGIENTLKVGTEAELRLAFERLYERTGPRFLHVIVKPGNAEVGNIPLRAAQLKRRFTQALRHVV; encoded by the coding sequence ATGTACGAACCAGAGCGAGCAGTACTGGAAATAGCGAAGCGAAACAGCATAGACGTTATCTCGACGCTGCCCTGTGAGAAGATAAGTGCATTGCTACAGCTTGTCGCGTGCGATCGCGCATTTTGCCATGTCGGCTTGAACCGTGAGGAGAACGGCGTTGGAATCTCTGCAGGCGCACATCTCGCAGGTGGGAAGCCGTTAATGATTATTCAGAGCACCGGGTTAGGTACCATGATAAATGCCCTTATGTCGCTTACCGTCACGTATAAACTGCCGTTACCGATACTAGCGAGCTGGCGTGGTGTTTACGCGGAGAATATCGAGGCACAGGTCCCGTTTGGTAAGGCGGTGCCCAAACTTTTGGATGCGCTGGGACTGGACTATACGATAATCGAGTCCTCCTCACAGATAGCGTTAGTAGAAGAAGTCATTCAAGACGCCTTCACTAACGAACGCCCGCATATCGCGCTTATCTTGCCGGAAACATGTGAACGCAATGGGCGAGTGGGAGATAATCCGGTACCACACGAAGGAAAGACGCGCGTAGTTGAGTATACCTGCAGACCTAAAAAGCCTGAACTGAGCAGATACGATGCGATACGCACAATAACCGACTATTTGAGCGATGAAGCCGTCATCGCGAACATAGGCGTGCCGAGCAAGGAGCTTTATGCCGCTAAAGATCGGGATTTGAACTTTTACATGCTCGGCAGTTTGGGTCAAGCCTCACCCATAGGCTTTGGCGTCTCTTTGAAATCCAAGCGGGAGACAATGGTGCTCGATGGCGATGGCAGTCTGCAGATGAGTAACATTCTACCGATTGTGGCCGAGCAGAAACTTGGGAATCTTACTATTATTTGCCTCGATAACGGCACCTGGGGTAGTACCGGCGACCAGCCGACACCCGCCGTGGATCTGGAACTGATGGCACTAAGTGCAGGCATCGAGAACACGCTGAAGGTCGGTACAGAAGCCGAGCTGCGATTAGCCTTTGAACGATTATACGAAAGAACGGGTCCACGATTTCTCCATGTCATCGTCAAACCAGGCAATGCTGAGGTGGGAAACATACCATTACGCGCAGCGCAGCTAAAGCGAAGATTCACGCAGGCACTGCGTCATGTCGTTTAG
- the acs gene encoding acetate--CoA ligase, with amino-acid sequence MVKKELDVLMKEERVFEPPAELVQQSNVKRWMEEHKIASYDELLAKAQNIDWYWSEIAKELDWFKPWSKVLDDSDAPFFKWFTDGKLNIAHNALDRHMNTGHKNKVAFIWEGEDGEVRKITYRDLYMEVNQFANGLKSLGVGKGDRVAIYLPMIPELPMAMLACAKVGAVHSVVFSGFSAKALRDRINDCKAKVLITVDGFYRKGSTIDAKASADEALLDASSIKHVVVVRRMHNGNMPMTEDRDLFWDELIKGESTSAETEEMDAEDILYILYTSGTTGKPKGIVHVHGGYAVGIYGTLKYVFDLKDEDIWWCAADVGWVTGHSYIVYAPLMMGVTSFMYEGAPAFPRGDRWWEMIERHGITVLYTAPTAIRAHMRLGDEWPKKNNLSSLRLLGTVGEPINPEAWMWYYKLIGNERCQIMDTWWQTETGTFMISPLPITPLKPGSATRPLPGIDAAIFNEDGESITNKGGYLVIKKPWPGMLRTLYGDPERYKDVYWSRFPGVYLAGDVARMDTDGYFWIQGRSDDVVNVSGHRIGTAEIESSLVSHAAVAEAAAVGIPHELKGESVIVYVILKKGQTPSAELKDELRKWVRKEIGPIAVPDEMSFVEDLPKTRSGKIMRRVIKAKARGEPVGDISTLANPEAVEALDRAQ; translated from the coding sequence ATGGTAAAGAAAGAATTGGATGTGTTGATGAAGGAAGAACGGGTTTTCGAACCCCCTGCGGAGTTGGTCCAGCAGAGCAACGTAAAGAGATGGATGGAGGAGCATAAAATCGCGAGCTACGATGAATTGCTCGCTAAAGCCCAGAACATAGACTGGTACTGGAGCGAAATTGCGAAGGAACTCGATTGGTTCAAGCCGTGGAGCAAAGTGCTCGACGATAGTGATGCGCCATTCTTCAAGTGGTTCACCGACGGTAAGCTCAACATAGCCCACAACGCCCTTGACCGGCACATGAATACGGGGCATAAGAACAAAGTGGCGTTTATCTGGGAAGGAGAAGACGGCGAAGTCCGGAAGATAACGTACCGGGACCTCTACATGGAGGTGAACCAATTCGCAAACGGATTAAAGAGCCTCGGCGTTGGAAAGGGTGATCGGGTGGCAATCTACCTGCCAATGATACCGGAGTTACCGATGGCGATGCTTGCCTGCGCGAAGGTTGGGGCCGTTCACTCGGTGGTCTTCTCGGGATTCAGCGCAAAGGCGCTGCGGGACCGAATAAACGATTGTAAAGCAAAGGTGCTGATAACCGTCGACGGGTTCTACAGGAAAGGGAGCACCATCGATGCAAAAGCGAGCGCAGATGAAGCATTGCTGGATGCGTCATCAATAAAGCACGTGGTGGTGGTCAGGCGAATGCATAACGGCAATATGCCAATGACCGAAGATCGCGATCTCTTCTGGGACGAACTGATAAAGGGTGAATCTACCAGTGCAGAAACGGAAGAGATGGATGCAGAAGATATACTGTATATTCTCTACACCTCGGGTACTACCGGGAAGCCGAAGGGAATCGTGCACGTGCATGGCGGTTATGCCGTTGGCATTTATGGAACCCTCAAGTATGTCTTTGATCTGAAGGACGAGGACATCTGGTGGTGTGCGGCTGACGTTGGTTGGGTTACCGGGCATTCCTATATCGTCTATGCGCCCTTGATGATGGGTGTGACATCGTTCATGTACGAAGGTGCACCGGCATTTCCCCGCGGTGACCGATGGTGGGAGATGATCGAGCGACATGGCATAACGGTACTCTATACTGCGCCGACCGCAATCAGGGCTCATATGCGCCTTGGTGATGAATGGCCGAAGAAGAACAACCTCAGCAGTCTCAGATTACTCGGGACCGTTGGTGAACCGATAAACCCTGAGGCATGGATGTGGTACTACAAGCTTATTGGCAATGAACGGTGTCAGATCATGGACACCTGGTGGCAGACCGAGACGGGGACTTTTATGATATCTCCGCTTCCGATCACGCCACTGAAGCCGGGATCAGCCACGCGGCCGTTACCAGGGATTGATGCCGCCATCTTCAACGAGGATGGTGAATCGATCACGAACAAAGGTGGGTACCTGGTAATCAAGAAACCGTGGCCTGGTATGCTCAGAACCCTCTACGGTGATCCTGAGCGGTACAAAGACGTGTACTGGAGCAGGTTCCCCGGCGTGTATCTTGCGGGGGACGTTGCACGGATGGATACCGACGGCTACTTCTGGATTCAGGGCAGGTCAGATGATGTCGTTAATGTCTCTGGGCACCGGATAGGGACAGCGGAGATCGAATCGTCTCTGGTGAGTCATGCAGCAGTTGCCGAGGCTGCGGCTGTTGGCATACCGCATGAATTGAAGGGCGAGTCGGTCATTGTATACGTCATCCTCAAGAAGGGGCAGACACCCTCAGCGGAGTTGAAGGATGAATTACGGAAGTGGGTACGGAAGGAGATCGGTCCGATTGCGGTTCCGGACGAGATGAGCTTCGTGGAGGATCTGCCGAAGACGAGAAGCGGTAAGATCATGCGCAGGGTTATCAAGGCAAAGGCGCGTGGCGAGCCAGTGGGTGACATCTCAACGCTCGCAAACCCCGAGGCAGTCGAGGCACTAGACAGGGCTCAATAA
- the metG gene encoding methionine--tRNA ligase: MKIPIEKQVLVTSALPYVNGECHIGHLRTYVPADIYVRMLRKMGYEVSFVSGSDTHGTPIVLSAEAQGITPEEVIEKYHAHFKQVFKEIHVDFDYYGQTDTPTNHKRTNDIVTKLIENGYVYKQSMKQAFCTTCGRFLPDRYVEGTCPYCGESARGDECDQGCGKHLEPGEIMDPHCKICGCDADFKDQEHFFFKLSNFTGFLLDYLDTLGGTLNARNYAREWVKKELLDWCITRNLEWGVKFPGRDDLVVYVWVDAPIGYIAFTEELLEARGEDEHAWERYWKDDSAAIVHFIGTDIIYHHCIFWPAMLEGAGYSLPSAVVASGMVKIDGKTFSKTRGNVVWVKEFLERYHPDTLRYYLIAQSSHTKELDFSWESFALRVNKELVAILGNLVYRVLAFAHKNFGVVPEGDIEDEIRAEIGKAKDEVLSAIEEYEFKKLVDAVMKLADFGNSYFQREEPWHLIKQGEEGRARCGAIIKNVLQLIKAICILLEAVMPVKMEEVWQQLGMESDVHSVQLDELLVPLESGKAFKKPTRLFEKVEL; this comes from the coding sequence ATGAAGATCCCTATAGAGAAGCAGGTCTTGGTAACGTCGGCATTGCCCTACGTTAATGGTGAGTGTCATATCGGGCATCTCAGGACGTATGTTCCCGCGGATATCTACGTGCGAATGCTTCGGAAGATGGGCTACGAGGTCTCGTTTGTGAGCGGTTCGGATACGCATGGAACGCCGATTGTGCTGAGTGCAGAAGCGCAGGGCATCACGCCTGAAGAGGTCATTGAGAAGTACCATGCACATTTCAAGCAGGTTTTCAAAGAGATTCATGTGGATTTCGACTATTATGGGCAGACCGATACCCCAACCAATCATAAGAGGACGAATGACATCGTAACGAAGCTAATAGAGAACGGCTATGTTTACAAGCAGAGTATGAAGCAGGCGTTTTGCACGACTTGCGGGCGATTCTTACCCGATCGATACGTGGAAGGGACGTGTCCGTACTGCGGCGAAAGCGCGCGCGGTGATGAGTGTGACCAAGGCTGCGGTAAGCATCTCGAGCCCGGGGAGATCATGGACCCGCACTGCAAAATCTGCGGCTGCGATGCGGATTTCAAGGATCAGGAGCATTTCTTCTTTAAGCTGTCCAATTTTACCGGTTTCCTGCTCGATTATTTAGATACGCTGGGCGGGACGTTGAATGCCCGGAACTACGCGCGGGAATGGGTGAAGAAGGAGCTGCTGGATTGGTGCATCACGAGGAACCTGGAATGGGGCGTGAAATTCCCGGGACGAGACGATCTCGTCGTTTACGTCTGGGTTGACGCGCCGATTGGCTATATTGCATTCACCGAAGAGCTGCTCGAAGCCCGGGGCGAGGATGAACATGCATGGGAGCGGTACTGGAAGGATGATTCGGCGGCCATTGTACACTTCATCGGCACGGACATTATTTATCATCACTGCATATTCTGGCCTGCGATGCTTGAGGGTGCGGGATATTCGCTGCCTTCTGCCGTCGTCGCCTCTGGCATGGTGAAAATTGACGGGAAGACGTTCTCGAAGACGCGAGGGAACGTAGTCTGGGTAAAGGAGTTCCTGGAGCGATACCATCCCGATACGTTACGGTACTATTTAATCGCGCAATCGAGCCACACGAAGGAGCTGGATTTCTCCTGGGAGTCTTTCGCACTGCGGGTGAACAAGGAATTGGTGGCGATTTTAGGAAACCTCGTCTATCGTGTACTCGCATTTGCCCATAAGAATTTCGGTGTCGTGCCCGAAGGCGATATAGAGGATGAGATCCGTGCGGAGATTGGGAAGGCAAAGGATGAGGTGCTCAGCGCGATAGAGGAGTACGAATTCAAGAAGCTCGTTGACGCCGTAATGAAGCTTGCGGACTTTGGGAACAGCTATTTCCAGCGCGAGGAGCCGTGGCACTTGATAAAGCAGGGCGAAGAAGGTAGAGCACGATGCGGAGCGATAATAAAGAACGTCCTGCAGCTCATAAAAGCGATCTGCATCTTACTGGAAGCGGTGATGCCGGTGAAGATGGAAGAGGTGTGGCAGCAGCTTGGCATGGAAAGTGACGTGCATTCGGTGCAGCTTGACGAGTTACTGGTGCCACTAGAGAGTGGCAAGGCGTTTAAAAAGCCGACTCGATTGTTCGAGAAGGTGGAATTGTGA
- a CDS encoding ABC transporter permease codes for MRPPAAIREKVLWLAPLITAIVLWEFLAGYVVKNPALLPRFSEVVFSFYLLRKNIPSDILTSFLHFSIGLALAFSIALPLGIGMGWFRNVFKAVDPIIEILRPIPPLAWIPLAIVWFHLTHYAAGFIIFLGAFFPILIGSYTGFRDVPRVLVETGKVLGCIGDKKLIRYVALPYALPSVATGTRVGMGVGWMSLVAAEMFGVSKSGLGFRLFNEFYYWKQMDYVIAYMLILGLLALILDRLFRHFVEDKLFRWKKGIVK; via the coding sequence ATGAGGCCACCGGCAGCGATACGAGAGAAAGTACTGTGGTTAGCGCCCTTGATCACAGCGATCGTCCTCTGGGAGTTTCTGGCTGGATATGTGGTAAAGAATCCCGCACTCTTGCCGCGATTTTCAGAGGTCGTCTTTTCTTTTTATTTGCTCCGGAAGAATATACCCTCTGATATACTGACCAGCTTCCTTCATTTTAGCATCGGGCTGGCATTGGCCTTTTCTATTGCACTTCCTCTTGGTATTGGTATGGGCTGGTTCAGAAACGTATTTAAAGCGGTAGACCCGATTATCGAGATTTTAAGACCTATCCCTCCGCTCGCTTGGATACCGCTTGCAATTGTGTGGTTTCATCTCACGCACTATGCCGCAGGATTTATTATATTCCTGGGTGCCTTCTTTCCTATCCTGATTGGTAGCTATACCGGATTCCGAGATGTCCCACGCGTATTGGTGGAGACGGGCAAAGTGTTAGGCTGTATTGGGGATAAAAAGTTAATACGATACGTTGCCTTACCCTATGCACTGCCTTCGGTTGCAACCGGCACCCGTGTTGGAATGGGTGTTGGCTGGATGTCTCTGGTTGCCGCGGAGATGTTTGGCGTGAGCAAGAGTGGACTTGGGTTCAGGCTGTTCAACGAATTTTACTATTGGAAGCAGATGGATTATGTTATCGCGTACATGCTCATCTTGGGCCTGTTAGCCTTGATTTTAGATCGCCTGTTCAGGCATTTTGTGGAGGATAAACTATTTAGATGGAAGAAGGGCATAGTGAAATAG
- a CDS encoding ABC transporter substrate-binding protein — translation MERRTVISLIAIGAIAVTVLLAGCVEKKNTLNLGYQPSTHQLAAMVAAEKGWWEEDLAKFGIDEVELFLFPSGPPEMTAMLAGDLDVAYVGTAPPISALYEGLDAKIIAGVQTQGSAIVIRPELVEDYERDGVLSLKGKTIATYPPGSIQHTILSKWLSDNGIDPETDVDIKAMTPSDAASAIGAKSVDVVFVPSPHPAIIEDEGTGTIVKWSGEIWPNHACCCLVASGTLIREHPEIVTQIIQTHINATEYINEHPDEAAEIFAKWQGADASTIKHSMEITDAQWIHDPHLEVESSLGYAEVIYGINRERYEAKGIEPLREADIFDSSFYDELVG, via the coding sequence GTGGAAAGAAGAACCGTTATAAGTCTAATAGCTATAGGAGCGATTGCAGTGACTGTATTGCTTGCGGGGTGCGTAGAAAAGAAGAATACACTCAATCTGGGCTATCAGCCAAGCACACATCAACTCGCAGCGATGGTAGCAGCCGAGAAAGGATGGTGGGAAGAGGATCTTGCGAAATTCGGTATAGACGAGGTAGAACTCTTTTTGTTCCCGTCAGGACCGCCTGAGATGACCGCAATGCTTGCCGGTGATCTCGACGTCGCGTACGTAGGGACCGCACCGCCCATTTCCGCTCTGTACGAAGGTCTGGATGCGAAGATCATCGCCGGTGTCCAGACCCAAGGGTCCGCAATAGTTATCCGTCCGGAACTCGTCGAGGACTATGAACGTGACGGCGTGCTTTCTTTAAAAGGCAAGACCATAGCCACCTACCCTCCGGGTTCAATTCAGCATACGATCCTTTCAAAATGGCTTTCAGACAACGGCATAGACCCTGAAACCGATGTGGATATAAAAGCAATGACACCGAGCGACGCAGCTTCGGCTATTGGAGCGAAGTCCGTTGATGTGGTCTTTGTACCCAGCCCGCATCCCGCAATAATTGAGGATGAGGGCACCGGAACGATTGTTAAATGGTCAGGAGAAATATGGCCAAACCATGCCTGTTGTTGCCTGGTTGCCAGTGGAACACTGATACGGGAGCATCCGGAGATCGTCACACAGATCATCCAAACGCACATCAATGCTACCGAATATATCAACGAACACCCGGATGAAGCGGCGGAGATCTTTGCGAAGTGGCAGGGCGCTGATGCGTCCACGATCAAGCATTCCATGGAGATAACGGATGCGCAGTGGATCCACGATCCGCATCTGGAAGTAGAGAGTTCGCTCGGCTATGCAGAAGTGATCTACGGGATAAATCGAGAGCGATACGAAGCAAAGGGGATAGAACCGCTTCGTGAAGCGGACATCTTTGATAGCAGCTTCTACGATGAACTGGTAGGATAG
- a CDS encoding amino acid-binding protein, whose protein sequence is MKISMDIELKDIPGQLVLALEPVSGLGGNILSVLHQRDKKTPAGRIPVELVIEIEEKRLERLVEQLEERGVSVVRTGEVSLRESMVVLLIGHIVHSDLGETIDSIDRTGFAEIVGLSLSMPGVDKESSALVTLSALGTKELDEALKILKRTASKKNITIIPPI, encoded by the coding sequence ATGAAAATATCCATGGACATCGAGCTGAAGGACATTCCGGGTCAGTTAGTGCTCGCGTTGGAGCCCGTGTCGGGGCTTGGGGGGAACATTCTCAGCGTTTTGCACCAGAGGGATAAGAAGACGCCCGCAGGGAGAATTCCGGTCGAACTGGTGATTGAGATAGAGGAAAAGAGATTGGAACGATTGGTAGAACAATTAGAGGAACGAGGCGTGAGCGTGGTGAGGACCGGCGAGGTGTCCCTCAGGGAGTCGATGGTCGTGCTACTCATTGGACATATCGTGCATTCCGATTTAGGAGAGACGATCGATAGCATAGACCGCACGGGATTTGCAGAGATCGTGGGACTCTCTCTTTCCATGCCTGGCGTGGATAAGGAATCCTCGGCTTTGGTTACGCTCAGTGCACTAGGCACAAAGGAACTGGACGAAGCGTTGAAGATCCTGAAGCGTACGGCAAGCAAAAAGAACATCACAATTATCCCGCCGATCTGA
- a CDS encoding ABC transporter ATP-binding protein, translated as MNHKLKLHNVTKTFKSEEGEIKALDNVNLEVKANEFLCIVGPSGCGKTSLLRMIAGLDYPSSGDIILDGEKVSGPSPDRGMVFQEYSLFPWKTVLKNVEFGLEIRGAEDGDSRKTAEHYIELVGLKGFENSYPYELSGGMKQRVAIARALATNPAILLMDEPFGSVDAQTRNILQKELLDIWKRTKKTVLFVTHSVDESVFLADRVAVMSARPGRIIACMNIEIARPRKRTSVESNEVREQLLRLLGSNNQKTT; from the coding sequence ATGAATCACAAACTCAAGCTACACAACGTAACGAAGACGTTCAAGTCGGAAGAAGGAGAGATAAAGGCGTTAGACAACGTTAATCTAGAAGTCAAAGCAAACGAGTTTCTCTGCATTGTCGGGCCTTCAGGCTGCGGCAAGACCAGCTTGTTGCGGATGATCGCGGGCTTGGACTATCCTAGTAGTGGTGATATCATCCTGGATGGCGAAAAGGTGAGTGGGCCGTCCCCCGATAGAGGAATGGTATTCCAAGAATACTCGCTTTTCCCGTGGAAAACGGTGCTCAAGAATGTGGAATTTGGCTTAGAGATTCGTGGCGCCGAAGACGGCGATAGTAGGAAAACCGCAGAGCACTACATAGAGCTTGTGGGTCTAAAGGGCTTTGAAAACAGTTATCCCTACGAGCTTTCCGGCGGGATGAAGCAACGCGTGGCGATTGCACGTGCTCTTGCGACCAACCCTGCGATACTCTTAATGGACGAACCGTTTGGCTCGGTGGATGCGCAGACGAGGAATATACTTCAGAAGGAGTTGTTGGATATTTGGAAACGGACGAAGAAGACCGTTCTGTTCGTAACCCATAGCGTGGACGAATCAGTATTCCTTGCTGATCGCGTCGCCGTCATGTCCGCACGGCCGGGCCGCATCATCGCATGCATGAATATTGAAATAGCGAGACCGCGGAAAAGAACGAGCGTGGAGTCGAATGAGGTTCGAGAGCAGCTCCTTAGACTACTCGGCTCAAATAATCAAAAAACGACGTAA
- a CDS encoding Hsp20/alpha crystallin family protein, with translation MEKRKRPSIFDLVEWYMERALDEMGKLPAPSEEELARMMKRGPHDFDEWLKDPFEEMLKKLEEEMPEESSRYGPFIYGFSYTKEPGKEPEIKEFGNVKPANRKLEPSPGGEREPLADVIEREDTYEIVVELPGVEKENLRLHATEGSLEIKTEDRIKFFKVVSFETPVKPETAKATYKNGVLSVQLQKRENTKKRTAIPLD, from the coding sequence ATGGAAAAAAGAAAGCGTCCCTCTATTTTCGATTTGGTCGAGTGGTATATGGAGCGAGCTCTTGATGAGATGGGGAAACTGCCAGCGCCATCAGAGGAGGAACTCGCGAGAATGATGAAACGAGGGCCGCACGACTTCGACGAGTGGTTGAAAGACCCGTTTGAAGAGATGCTGAAAAAATTAGAAGAGGAAATGCCCGAGGAGTCCAGCAGATACGGGCCGTTCATCTATGGGTTCTCCTACACGAAAGAGCCGGGCAAGGAGCCGGAGATAAAGGAATTTGGGAATGTAAAACCCGCTAACAGGAAATTAGAGCCTTCCCCTGGCGGTGAACGTGAACCTCTAGCAGACGTTATCGAACGGGAGGATACGTACGAAATCGTTGTGGAATTGCCCGGCGTCGAGAAGGAGAATTTACGGTTGCATGCTACTGAGGGCTCGCTGGAGATTAAAACGGAAGACAGGATTAAGTTCTTTAAGGTAGTCTCATTCGAGACGCCGGTCAAGCCTGAAACGGCAAAGGCAACCTACAAGAATGGCGTACTCAGTGTGCAGCTACAAAAGAGAGAGAACACGAAGAAGAGAACCGCTATACCTCTGGATTGA
- a CDS encoding GNAT family N-acetyltransferase yields MSPGKKKRGGTLDEMKIRYPAKFVTEEQIFSHVHRGAHIFIGTGCGEPQYLVRALIQYAESHPKAIFDAEVFHVWTLGVAPYTDEKFRDNFRHNSFFVGDSTRESVNKGFADYTPIFLSEIPDLFYRRVIPIDVALVQTSPPDEHGYMSLGVSVDIVKAAVEKAAVVIAQVNSYMPRVHGDSFVHIDDVDFIVPYDEPLLEYSAAVEGGITAQIGKYVSRLIQDGDTIQVGYGSIPNAILSNLHKKKHLGVHTELLSDGLVALLRQGVIDNSEKSINRGKTVATFCMGKKATYEYLHDHPAIEFRTVDYTNNPLIIAQHNNMTAINSALEIDLTGQATAESIGKVFYSGIGGQANFMRGAVLARNGKTILTLRSTAADGTVSRIVPFLKEGASVTLNRGDIQYVVTEYGIAYLHGKNIRERAMGLIAIAHPKFRPWLIEEAKKLNIIFSDQAFISGARGEYPEDLETYRTTKTGLELKLRPVKISDEPLLKDFFYSLSDDTLYHRFISSRKDMPHDRLQEFVIIDYSKQMVILAVLEEEEDKEELVGIGQYAINETAYTADVAFAVRDDYHSQGIGTELLSYLTYLAKKQGLLGFTADVLMDNKAMLRVFEKAGFYTEKRGVEGVYELKMLFWKGLWPMLLRGFLDGTPL; encoded by the coding sequence ATGAGCCCCGGTAAAAAGAAGCGTGGCGGCACACTGGATGAGATGAAGATCAGGTATCCCGCAAAGTTCGTGACGGAAGAGCAGATCTTCAGTCATGTGCATCGGGGTGCGCACATTTTTATCGGCACCGGCTGCGGCGAGCCGCAGTATCTCGTCCGTGCGCTTATACAGTATGCGGAATCGCATCCGAAGGCGATCTTCGATGCTGAAGTATTCCACGTCTGGACGCTTGGTGTCGCACCCTATACGGACGAGAAATTCAGGGATAATTTCCGGCATAACTCGTTCTTCGTCGGCGACAGTACCAGAGAATCGGTGAACAAAGGCTTTGCCGATTACACGCCCATATTCCTGTCTGAGATCCCTGATTTGTTCTATCGCCGGGTTATCCCGATCGACGTCGCGCTCGTGCAGACCTCGCCGCCCGATGAACACGGGTATATGAGCCTGGGCGTGAGTGTGGATATCGTGAAGGCTGCGGTCGAGAAAGCCGCGGTGGTTATCGCGCAGGTCAACTCGTATATGCCGCGGGTGCATGGCGACAGCTTTGTTCACATTGACGATGTGGATTTTATCGTTCCTTATGATGAACCGTTGTTAGAATACAGTGCGGCGGTCGAAGGGGGAATCACCGCGCAGATCGGGAAGTACGTTTCGCGTCTCATCCAGGACGGAGATACCATTCAGGTGGGCTACGGCAGCATACCGAATGCGATTCTGTCGAATCTCCACAAGAAGAAGCATCTGGGCGTGCATACGGAACTGCTGAGTGACGGCCTCGTCGCGTTGCTGAGACAGGGTGTTATTGACAATAGCGAGAAGAGCATCAACCGGGGAAAGACCGTGGCAACGTTCTGTATGGGCAAAAAGGCGACCTACGAGTATCTCCACGATCATCCTGCTATCGAGTTCAGAACGGTGGACTATACGAACAATCCGCTGATCATCGCGCAGCATAACAACATGACGGCGATCAACAGTGCGCTTGAGATCGACCTGACGGGGCAGGCGACGGCGGAATCCATCGGAAAGGTATTTTACAGTGGGATCGGCGGTCAGGCGAATTTTATGCGCGGCGCGGTTTTAGCGCGAAACGGGAAGACGATACTAACGCTCCGGTCAACCGCAGCGGACGGCACCGTCTCACGGATCGTGCCCTTCCTCAAAGAAGGTGCCAGTGTCACGCTGAACAGGGGCGACATCCAGTATGTCGTGACCGAGTACGGGATCGCGTATCTGCACGGTAAGAACATCAGAGAACGCGCCATGGGCTTGATCGCGATCGCGCACCCGAAATTCAGACCGTGGCTGATAGAAGAGGCGAAGAAACTGAACATTATCTTCAGCGATCAGGCGTTTATATCAGGTGCACGCGGCGAGTACCCGGAAGACCTGGAGACCTACCGAACCACCAAGACCGGCCTTGAGCTCAAGCTGAGACCGGTGAAGATAAGTGACGAGCCGCTCTTGAAGGATTTCTTCTATTCTCTCTCGGACGATACGCTCTATCACCGGTTCATCTCATCGCGGAAAGATATGCCGCACGATCGGCTACAGGAATTTGTGATCATTGATTATTCGAAGCAGATGGTGATCCTGGCGGTGCTGGAGGAGGAGGAGGATAAGGAAGAGCTCGTGGGCATCGGACAGTATGCGATCAACGAGACGGCGTACACTGCGGATGTTGCCTTCGCCGTACGTGACGATTATCATAGCCAGGGGATCGGCACGGAGCTGTTGTCGTATCTCACGTATCTGGCGAAGAAGCAGGGCCTTCTCGGGTTCACTGCGGACGTGCTGATGGATAACAAGGCGATGCTCCGGGTCTTCGAGAAGGCGGGCTTTTATACGGAGAAGCGAGGCGTGGAAGGCGTGTACGAACTGAAGATGCTGTTCTGGAAGGGGTTATGGCCAATGCTGCTCCGGGGGTTCCTGGACGGAACACCGCTGTGA